One genomic window of Cydia strobilella chromosome 11, ilCydStro3.1, whole genome shotgun sequence includes the following:
- the LOC134745318 gene encoding uncharacterized protein LOC134745318 isoform X6 gives MLAWQMLCERYNNPKRLVTNHMRALFDVEPVPSTPSGLRGLESANFLAALRRFIARRGKPKELVSDNSTTFHGASNELKDLQKYLQDSSSELVSHCADEGIKWSFIPVYTPHMGSLWESSIKLTKYHLKRVLGLSLLTYEQFVSILYQVESMVNSRPLCPLPSSNPDYPVLTPAHFLIGKAPNSLPDEDYNHVPKNRLTHYQLLQQITQDFWRRWSRDYIGTLQERTKWRSARGPSLAVDTVVLVRDERLPPCRWRLGKIVATQPGRDGVTRVAVIRTARGDIQRAFNNICPLPTSGEVI, from the exons ATGCTCGCGTGGCAGATGCTTTGTGAACGTTATAATAATCCTAAACGTTTAGTCACCAACCACATGCGAGCCTTGTTCGACGTGGAACCGGTACCGTCAACTCCTTCGGGTCTAAGAG GGCTCGAGTCAGCCAATTTCCTGGCGGCGCTGCGACGATTCATCGCCAGGAGAGGTAAACCGAAGGAGTTGGTGAGTGACAATTCAACAACCTTTCATGGGGCTAGTAACGAGctaaaagatttacaaaaatacctacaggacAGCTCGAGCGAGCTAGTATCTCATTGCGCAGACGAGGGCATAAAATGGAGTTTTATTCCTGTCTATACACCTCATATGGGGTCCCTATgggaatctagtataaaacttaccaaatatcatttaaaaagagtGTTAGGGTTATCTTTGTTAACTTACGAACAATTTGTATCAATCCTATATCAGGTAGAATCTATGGTAAATTCTAGGCCACTATGTCCCTTACCTAGTTCAAATCCTGACTATCCTGTCCTTACGCCAGCTCACTTTTTAATTGGAAAAGCACCAAATTCACTTCCGGACGAAGATTATAACCATGTACCAAAGAACCGATTAACTCACTATCAACTTTTGCAACAAATCACGCAGGACTTCTGGCGGCGCTGGTCACGTGACTACATCGGAACGCTGCAGGAACGCACGAAGTGGAGGAGCGCGCGCGGCCCAAGCCTCGCAGTCGACACCGTCGTCCTGGTACGAGACGAGCGTCTGCCGCCCTGCCGGTGGAGGCTGGGCAAGATCGTCGCGACGCAGCCGGGCCGGGATGGCGTCACCAGGGTGGCCGTCATCCGAACCGCCAGAGGGGACATCCAACGCGCGTTCAATAACATTTGTCCATTACCTACTTCGGGTGAAGtcatataa
- the LOC134745318 gene encoding uncharacterized protein LOC134745318 isoform X1, with translation MTIVRKPRRSNPSDFKTFLKNRADRLEATSPAVPSDAPSTSKKAMVTTSEPIKVTSKQFKCNQCPYCSSTHYINQCPKFSALNVIARIRAVNKLRLCFNCLSGTHVLTNCRASTCRVCKGKHHTLLHKPNTNTHVGSNPVPTRLPISTLIDEQPSSSQIETTLSNNTLIEKQINNARNRSVFLTTAQVLVRDKHNNVHKMKAFLDNGSQENFITENAAKKLQLNKEQLALNVIGFNEKVSSLLESCDVTLHSLDGTFTTNLSCFITPIICTTNILIPNVQRWHIPSRYKLADDEFNLAQDVDLLIGGEIFFDLLLTGKYKLGPGLPVLRRSRLGWIVTGSVQKKTESTIQCKVTVETQLKKFWEIEEGSAPNLPYDEKQCEDIFLKTHTHNSEGNFEIELPLKQPPTKLGQSRHIAYRRFKTLESKFERNPEFKDKYVNFMREFEQAGHMIQLQDNYDGPCNFLPHQAVFRDSPSTPIRIVFDCSCRTDNGISLNDIQYKGSIIQDELINILLRFRKYQYVINADIQKMYRCIYVKPNQQYLQCIFWRENTHQRLQIYMLTTLSFGLKSAPHIATRCLLQLSNENQHTFPAAAEAIANQFYMDDFIAGGDDENQVAETASQVNEILRGANFTLRKWKSNSEVIIKRVSETHTHQNTHTTEFGDKTHKVLGLAWSSDSDELMYTIKENQISHPITKRKVLGVISSIFDPLGLTGPVIVVAKIFIQKLFKAQLDWDTELTQDLIQEWNTFYRDLFLLNQLKISRCTVIPNYVTIQIHGFCDSSIKAYGAAIYIRSSDRVGNVQVHLLYSKSKISPIQPQTIPNLELCSSLLLATHVDKIKRALKCDVSGINLWSDSKITLCWIKNSNPKLTCFVSNRVTKVLSLTNKHEWSWVRSEDNPADLLSRGVAPGKLETNQLWWSGPAWLTQSPDTWPTHDSESLNHAPEAESDVNITLTLAISTESNDTIQYLFHRWSSDKTLIHVLAYILRFIYNTKNKTRTINPNNKLSGPLSVEELKKSDHALIRHAQMESFPHEYKLLQNNKPVLNKSKILSLHPFMKDGLVRVGGRIGLSHYAYEKKHPLILSHEHALTKLLMANAHIRTLHAGPQLLLSTIRERIWPTKGRMLASKIVNKCVPCFRANPKTTNPIMGNLPPSRVNPSPPFAITGIDYGGPYNIRDRTGRGYKVSKCYIAVFICFATKAIHLELITGLESANFLAALRRFIARRGKPKELVSDNSTTFHGASNELKDLQKYLQDSSSELVSHCADEGIKWSFIPVYTPHMGSLWESSIKLTKYHLKRVLGLSLLTYEQFVSILYQVESMVNSRPLCPLPSSNPDYPVLTPAHFLIGKAPNSLPDEDYNHVPKNRLTHYQLLQQITQDFWRRWSRDYIGTLQERTKWRSARGPSLAVDTVVLVRDERLPPCRWRLGKIVATQPGRDGVTRVAVIRTARGDIQRAFNNICPLPTSGEVI, from the exons ATGACCATAGTCCGCAAGCCCCGCCGCAGCAACCCCTCG GATTTCAAAACCTTCCTAAAGAACCGAGCTGACCGGCTGGAAGCGACCAGCCCAGCAGTACCATCGGACGCACCCAGCACTTCCAAGAAGGCCATGGTAACCACGTCCGAACCTATCAAGGTAACCTCCAAACAGTTTAAATGTAACCAGTGTCCGTATTGTTCGAGTACGCATTATATTAATCAGTGTCCAAAGTTTAGTGCATTAAACGTTATCGCGCGCATCCGAGCCGTGAATAAATTACGATTATGCTTTAATTGTTTGTCCGGAACGCATGTCTTAACAAACTGCAGGGCCAGTACATGTCGAGTATGTAAGGGCAAGCATCATACGTTACTACACAAACCAAATACCAACACTCATGTAGGTAGTAACCCCGTACCAACGCGATTACCAATATCAACGTTAATCGACGAACAACCGAGTTCTAGTCAAATCGAGACTACCTTGTCGAATAACACTTTaatcgaaaaacaaataaacaatgcgCGAAATAGGTCAGTTTTCCTTACAACAGCCCAAGTGCTCGTTAGGGATAAGCATAACAATGTGCATAAAATGAAGGCATTTTTAGACAATGGCTCgcaagaaaatttcattaccgaaaacgcggccaaaaagttacaattaaaCAAGGAACAACTTGCCTTAAATGTCATAGGTTTCAATGAAAAAGTGTCTAGCCTTTTAGAATCGTGTGACGTAACATTGCATTCCTTAGACGGAACCTTTACAACGAATTTGTCCTGTTTTATTACGCCTATAATTTGtactaccaacattttaataccaAACGTGCAACGTTGGCACATTCCGTCGCGTTATAAATTAGCTGATGACGAGTTTAACTTAGCTCAAGATGTAGATTTGCTTATCGGTGGGGAGATATTCTTTGATTTACTTCTTACCGGTAAATACAAGCTCGGGCCCGGATTACCGGTTCTGAGACGCTCGCGATTAGGATGGATAGtcacgggttccgtacaaaaaaaaaccgagtctaccattcaatgtaaagttacagtagaaactcaattaaaaaagttttgggaAATAGAGGAGGGTTCCGCACCAAATTTACCCTATGATGAAAAACAATGTGAGGATATATTTCTGAAAACTCACACTCACAACTCTGAGGGTAATTTCGAAATAGAACTTCCATTAAAGCAGCCACCTACCAAGTTAGGTCAATCTAGGCACATAGCATATCGGAGGTTCAAAACATTAGAATCCAAGTTCGAGCGGAACCCcgaatttaaagataaatatgtgAATTTCATGCGCGAGTTCGAACAAGCTGGCCATATGATTCAATTACAAGATAATTATGATGGCCCATGTAATTTTCTACCCCACCAAGCTGTTTTTCGCGACTCCCCCTCAACCCCTATTCGAATTGTTTTCGACTGCTCATGCAGAACTGATAACGGCATTTCTTTGAATGATATCCAATACAAAGGCTCAATAATACAGGACGAACTCATAAATATACTTCTACGATTCCGAAAATACCAATATGTTATTAACGCtgacatacaaaaaatgtacagatgtatttatgttaaaccAAATCAACAATACCTACAATGCATATTTTGGCGGGAAAATACTCACCAACGACTCCAAATTTATATGCTGACCACATTAAGTTTCGGCTTAAAGTCAGCACCACATATTGCAACCAGatgtttgttacaattgtcaaACGAAAACCAACACACATTTCCAGCAGCTGCAGAGGCCATAGCGAACCAGTTCTACATGGACGATTTTATCGCCGGCGGCGACGACGAGAATCAGGTAGCTGAAACTGCATCACAGGTGAACGAGATCCTGCGGGGAGCCAACTTCACGCTGCGGAAATGGAAGTCCAATTCCGAAGTCATCATAAAACGGGTGagcgaaacacacacacaccaaaacacacacacaaccgaATTTGGAGATAAAACACATAAGGTCCTGGGTTTAGCGTGGTCTAGTGACTCAGATGAGCTTATGTATACCATTAAAgaaaaccaaatttcacacccaaTCACCAAAAGAAAGGTACTAGGGGTAATTTCGTCCATTTTCGACCCCCTAGGCTTGACGGGACCAGTAATTGTagtagccaaaatatttattcaaaaattatttaaggctCAATTAGATTGGGATACCGAATTAACACAAGACTTGATCCAAGAATGGAACACATTCTATCgagacttgtttttattaaaccaaTTGAAAATTTCGAGATGTACAGTCATACCCAATTATGTAACGATACAAATTCATGGGTTCTGTGACAGTAGTATTAAAGCCTATGGCGCTGCCATCTATATACGATCAAGCGATAGAGTAGGAAACGTACAAGTTCACCTACTttactcaaaatcaaaaataagtccaatacaaccccaaactattccaaatttggaactttgttccagtttactgctcgcgacacatgtcgacaaaataaaacgagcattaaaatgtgacgtttccggAATCAACCTGTGGTCagattcaaaaataacattatgttggataaaaaatagtaaccctaaattaacttgttttgttaGTAACAGAGTCACAAAAGTATTATCACTTACAAACAAGCACGAGTGGTCATGGGTCCGCTCGGAGGATAACCCCGCCGACCTTTTGTCCCGAGGGGTAGCACCAGGCAAGCTGGAAACCAACCAGTTATGGTGGTCTGGGCCGGCGTGGTTGACCCAAAGTCCGGACACATGGCCGACCCACGATTCTGAGTCACTAAATCATGCACCCGAGGCCGAGAGCGACGTAAACATAACTCTCACCTTGGCTATTAGCACAGAATCTAACGACACGATACAATATCTTTTCCACAGGTGGTCAAGCGATAAAACACTTATtcatgtattagcatacatacttcgatttatatataatacaaaaaataaaactcgaacaattaatccaaataataaattatcaggaCCATTGTCCgtagaagaattaaaaaaatcggatcacgcattaattagacatgcacaaatggaatcattcccacacgaatataaattattgcaaaacaataaaccggttcttaacaaatcaaaaatattatctttacacCCATTCATGAAGGACGGACTCGTTCGCGTAGGCGGACGAATCGGTCTTTCGCATTatgcatatgaaaaaaaacatcctTTAATATTAAGTCACGAGCACGCGCTTACCAAACTACTGATGGCAAACGCACATATACGTACTCTGCACGCTGGCCCTCAGTTATTACTTTCAACTATTCGCGAGCGCATCTGGCCAACAAAAGGTAGGATGTTAGCctcgaaaattgtaaataaatgcgtTCCGTGTTTTAGAGCAAATCCAAAGACTACTAACCCTATAATGGGAAACTTACCCCCCTCAAGGGTAAATCCTTCCCCCCCCTTTGCTATCACGGGTATCGATTATGGAGGAccttataacattagagataggACAGGGCGTGGTTACAAGGTCTCTAAGTGCTATATAgcagtgtttatttgttttgcaacAAAGGCAATTCATCTCGAATTAATTACAGGGCTCGAGTCAGCCAATTTCCTGGCGGCGCTGCGACGATTCATCGCCAGGAGAGGTAAACCGAAGGAGTTGGTGAGTGACAATTCAACAACCTTTCATGGGGCTAGTAACGAGctaaaagatttacaaaaatacctacaggacAGCTCGAGCGAGCTAGTATCTCATTGCGCAGACGAGGGCATAAAATGGAGTTTTATTCCTGTCTATACACCTCATATGGGGTCCCTATgggaatctagtataaaacttaccaaatatcatttaaaaagagtGTTAGGGTTATCTTTGTTAACTTACGAACAATTTGTATCAATCCTATATCAGGTAGAATCTATGGTAAATTCTAGGCCACTATGTCCCTTACCTAGTTCAAATCCTGACTATCCTGTCCTTACGCCAGCTCACTTTTTAATTGGAAAAGCACCAAATTCACTTCCGGACGAAGATTATAACCATGTACCAAAGAACCGATTAACTCACTATCAACTTTTGCAACAAATCACGCAGGACTTCTGGCGGCGCTGGTCACGTGACTACATCGGAACGCTGCAGGAACGCACGAAGTGGAGGAGCGCGCGCGGCCCAAGCCTCGCAGTCGACACCGTCGTCCTGGTACGAGACGAGCGTCTGCCGCCCTGCCGGTGGAGGCTGGGCAAGATCGTCGCGACGCAGCCGGGCCGGGATGGCGTCACCAGGGTGGCCGTCATCCGAACCGCCAGAGGGGACATCCAACGCGCGTTCAATAACATTTGTCCATTACCTACTTCGGGTGAAGtcatataa
- the LOC134745318 gene encoding uncharacterized protein LOC134745318 isoform X2: MVTTSEPIKVTSKQFKCNQCPYCSSTHYINQCPKFSALNVIARIRAVNKLRLCFNCLSGTHVLTNCRASTCRVCKGKHHTLLHKPNTNTHVGSNPVPTRLPISTLIDEQPSSSQIETTLSNNTLIEKQINNARNRSVFLTTAQVLVRDKHNNVHKMKAFLDNGSQENFITENAAKKLQLNKEQLALNVIGFNEKVSSLLESCDVTLHSLDGTFTTNLSCFITPIICTTNILIPNVQRWHIPSRYKLADDEFNLAQDVDLLIGGEIFFDLLLTGKYKLGPGLPVLRRSRLGWIVTGSVQKKTESTIQCKVTVETQLKKFWEIEEGSAPNLPYDEKQCEDIFLKTHTHNSEGNFEIELPLKQPPTKLGQSRHIAYRRFKTLESKFERNPEFKDKYVNFMREFEQAGHMIQLQDNYDGPCNFLPHQAVFRDSPSTPIRIVFDCSCRTDNGISLNDIQYKGSIIQDELINILLRFRKYQYVINADIQKMYRCIYVKPNQQYLQCIFWRENTHQRLQIYMLTTLSFGLKSAPHIATRCLLQLSNENQHTFPAAAEAIANQFYMDDFIAGGDDENQVAETASQVNEILRGANFTLRKWKSNSEVIIKRVSETHTHQNTHTTEFGDKTHKVLGLAWSSDSDELMYTIKENQISHPITKRKVLGVISSIFDPLGLTGPVIVVAKIFIQKLFKAQLDWDTELTQDLIQEWNTFYRDLFLLNQLKISRCTVIPNYVTIQIHGFCDSSIKAYGAAIYIRSSDRVGNVQVHLLYSKSKISPIQPQTIPNLELCSSLLLATHVDKIKRALKCDVSGINLWSDSKITLCWIKNSNPKLTCFVSNRVTKVLSLTNKHEWSWVRSEDNPADLLSRGVAPGKLETNQLWWSGPAWLTQSPDTWPTHDSESLNHAPEAESDVNITLTLAISTESNDTIQYLFHRWSSDKTLIHVLAYILRFIYNTKNKTRTINPNNKLSGPLSVEELKKSDHALIRHAQMESFPHEYKLLQNNKPVLNKSKILSLHPFMKDGLVRVGGRIGLSHYAYEKKHPLILSHEHALTKLLMANAHIRTLHAGPQLLLSTIRERIWPTKGRMLASKIVNKCVPCFRANPKTTNPIMGNLPPSRVNPSPPFAITGIDYGGPYNIRDRTGRGYKVSKCYIAVFICFATKAIHLELITGLESANFLAALRRFIARRGKPKELVSDNSTTFHGASNELKDLQKYLQDSSSELVSHCADEGIKWSFIPVYTPHMGSLWESSIKLTKYHLKRVLGLSLLTYEQFVSILYQVESMVNSRPLCPLPSSNPDYPVLTPAHFLIGKAPNSLPDEDYNHVPKNRLTHYQLLQQITQDFWRRWSRDYIGTLQERTKWRSARGPSLAVDTVVLVRDERLPPCRWRLGKIVATQPGRDGVTRVAVIRTARGDIQRAFNNICPLPTSGEVI, translated from the coding sequence ATGGTAACCACGTCCGAACCTATCAAGGTAACCTCCAAACAGTTTAAATGTAACCAGTGTCCGTATTGTTCGAGTACGCATTATATTAATCAGTGTCCAAAGTTTAGTGCATTAAACGTTATCGCGCGCATCCGAGCCGTGAATAAATTACGATTATGCTTTAATTGTTTGTCCGGAACGCATGTCTTAACAAACTGCAGGGCCAGTACATGTCGAGTATGTAAGGGCAAGCATCATACGTTACTACACAAACCAAATACCAACACTCATGTAGGTAGTAACCCCGTACCAACGCGATTACCAATATCAACGTTAATCGACGAACAACCGAGTTCTAGTCAAATCGAGACTACCTTGTCGAATAACACTTTaatcgaaaaacaaataaacaatgcgCGAAATAGGTCAGTTTTCCTTACAACAGCCCAAGTGCTCGTTAGGGATAAGCATAACAATGTGCATAAAATGAAGGCATTTTTAGACAATGGCTCgcaagaaaatttcattaccgaaaacgcggccaaaaagttacaattaaaCAAGGAACAACTTGCCTTAAATGTCATAGGTTTCAATGAAAAAGTGTCTAGCCTTTTAGAATCGTGTGACGTAACATTGCATTCCTTAGACGGAACCTTTACAACGAATTTGTCCTGTTTTATTACGCCTATAATTTGtactaccaacattttaataccaAACGTGCAACGTTGGCACATTCCGTCGCGTTATAAATTAGCTGATGACGAGTTTAACTTAGCTCAAGATGTAGATTTGCTTATCGGTGGGGAGATATTCTTTGATTTACTTCTTACCGGTAAATACAAGCTCGGGCCCGGATTACCGGTTCTGAGACGCTCGCGATTAGGATGGATAGtcacgggttccgtacaaaaaaaaaccgagtctaccattcaatgtaaagttacagtagaaactcaattaaaaaagttttgggaAATAGAGGAGGGTTCCGCACCAAATTTACCCTATGATGAAAAACAATGTGAGGATATATTTCTGAAAACTCACACTCACAACTCTGAGGGTAATTTCGAAATAGAACTTCCATTAAAGCAGCCACCTACCAAGTTAGGTCAATCTAGGCACATAGCATATCGGAGGTTCAAAACATTAGAATCCAAGTTCGAGCGGAACCCcgaatttaaagataaatatgtgAATTTCATGCGCGAGTTCGAACAAGCTGGCCATATGATTCAATTACAAGATAATTATGATGGCCCATGTAATTTTCTACCCCACCAAGCTGTTTTTCGCGACTCCCCCTCAACCCCTATTCGAATTGTTTTCGACTGCTCATGCAGAACTGATAACGGCATTTCTTTGAATGATATCCAATACAAAGGCTCAATAATACAGGACGAACTCATAAATATACTTCTACGATTCCGAAAATACCAATATGTTATTAACGCtgacatacaaaaaatgtacagatgtatttatgttaaaccAAATCAACAATACCTACAATGCATATTTTGGCGGGAAAATACTCACCAACGACTCCAAATTTATATGCTGACCACATTAAGTTTCGGCTTAAAGTCAGCACCACATATTGCAACCAGatgtttgttacaattgtcaaACGAAAACCAACACACATTTCCAGCAGCTGCAGAGGCCATAGCGAACCAGTTCTACATGGACGATTTTATCGCCGGCGGCGACGACGAGAATCAGGTAGCTGAAACTGCATCACAGGTGAACGAGATCCTGCGGGGAGCCAACTTCACGCTGCGGAAATGGAAGTCCAATTCCGAAGTCATCATAAAACGGGTGagcgaaacacacacacaccaaaacacacacacaaccgaATTTGGAGATAAAACACATAAGGTCCTGGGTTTAGCGTGGTCTAGTGACTCAGATGAGCTTATGTATACCATTAAAgaaaaccaaatttcacacccaaTCACCAAAAGAAAGGTACTAGGGGTAATTTCGTCCATTTTCGACCCCCTAGGCTTGACGGGACCAGTAATTGTagtagccaaaatatttattcaaaaattatttaaggctCAATTAGATTGGGATACCGAATTAACACAAGACTTGATCCAAGAATGGAACACATTCTATCgagacttgtttttattaaaccaaTTGAAAATTTCGAGATGTACAGTCATACCCAATTATGTAACGATACAAATTCATGGGTTCTGTGACAGTAGTATTAAAGCCTATGGCGCTGCCATCTATATACGATCAAGCGATAGAGTAGGAAACGTACAAGTTCACCTACTttactcaaaatcaaaaataagtccaatacaaccccaaactattccaaatttggaactttgttccagtttactgctcgcgacacatgtcgacaaaataaaacgagcattaaaatgtgacgtttccggAATCAACCTGTGGTCagattcaaaaataacattatgttggataaaaaatagtaaccctaaattaacttgttttgttaGTAACAGAGTCACAAAAGTATTATCACTTACAAACAAGCACGAGTGGTCATGGGTCCGCTCGGAGGATAACCCCGCCGACCTTTTGTCCCGAGGGGTAGCACCAGGCAAGCTGGAAACCAACCAGTTATGGTGGTCTGGGCCGGCGTGGTTGACCCAAAGTCCGGACACATGGCCGACCCACGATTCTGAGTCACTAAATCATGCACCCGAGGCCGAGAGCGACGTAAACATAACTCTCACCTTGGCTATTAGCACAGAATCTAACGACACGATACAATATCTTTTCCACAGGTGGTCAAGCGATAAAACACTTATtcatgtattagcatacatacttcgatttatatataatacaaaaaataaaactcgaacaattaatccaaataataaattatcaggaCCATTGTCCgtagaagaattaaaaaaatcggatcacgcattaattagacatgcacaaatggaatcattcccacacgaatataaattattgcaaaacaataaaccggttcttaacaaatcaaaaatattatctttacacCCATTCATGAAGGACGGACTCGTTCGCGTAGGCGGACGAATCGGTCTTTCGCATTatgcatatgaaaaaaaacatcctTTAATATTAAGTCACGAGCACGCGCTTACCAAACTACTGATGGCAAACGCACATATACGTACTCTGCACGCTGGCCCTCAGTTATTACTTTCAACTATTCGCGAGCGCATCTGGCCAACAAAAGGTAGGATGTTAGCctcgaaaattgtaaataaatgcgtTCCGTGTTTTAGAGCAAATCCAAAGACTACTAACCCTATAATGGGAAACTTACCCCCCTCAAGGGTAAATCCTTCCCCCCCCTTTGCTATCACGGGTATCGATTATGGAGGAccttataacattagagataggACAGGGCGTGGTTACAAGGTCTCTAAGTGCTATATAgcagtgtttatttgttttgcaacAAAGGCAATTCATCTCGAATTAATTACAGGGCTCGAGTCAGCCAATTTCCTGGCGGCGCTGCGACGATTCATCGCCAGGAGAGGTAAACCGAAGGAGTTGGTGAGTGACAATTCAACAACCTTTCATGGGGCTAGTAACGAGctaaaagatttacaaaaatacctacaggacAGCTCGAGCGAGCTAGTATCTCATTGCGCAGACGAGGGCATAAAATGGAGTTTTATTCCTGTCTATACACCTCATATGGGGTCCCTATgggaatctagtataaaacttaccaaatatcatttaaaaagagtGTTAGGGTTATCTTTGTTAACTTACGAACAATTTGTATCAATCCTATATCAGGTAGAATCTATGGTAAATTCTAGGCCACTATGTCCCTTACCTAGTTCAAATCCTGACTATCCTGTCCTTACGCCAGCTCACTTTTTAATTGGAAAAGCACCAAATTCACTTCCGGACGAAGATTATAACCATGTACCAAAGAACCGATTAACTCACTATCAACTTTTGCAACAAATCACGCAGGACTTCTGGCGGCGCTGGTCACGTGACTACATCGGAACGCTGCAGGAACGCACGAAGTGGAGGAGCGCGCGCGGCCCAAGCCTCGCAGTCGACACCGTCGTCCTGGTACGAGACGAGCGTCTGCCGCCCTGCCGGTGGAGGCTGGGCAAGATCGTCGCGACGCAGCCGGGCCGGGATGGCGTCACCAGGGTGGCCGTCATCCGAACCGCCAGAGGGGACATCCAACGCGCGTTCAATAACATTTGTCCATTACCTACTTCGGGTGAAGtcatataa